From the genome of Arthrobacter alpinus, one region includes:
- the kdpA gene encoding potassium-transporting ATPase subunit KdpA, with amino-acid sequence MELNAFALATQVAVLIVALGALHQPLGAYLAKTFTSHKHLAVERGLYKLSGVDPAADQHWKVYLRSLLAFSIVSIVVLFIFQLLQGLLPFNQGLGAVDPWVAMNTAVSFVTNTNWQTYAPESTLGFGVQMLGLAVQNFLSAAVGLAVVVALIRGLVRAETATLGNFWVDLSRGAIRVLLPISVVGAVVLMITGVVQNWGGTDIHTLVTGAQQTVPGGPVASQEVIKLLGTNGGGYFNANSAHPFENPNALSNLFEVFLILLIPFSLPAMYGRLVGDKRQGYTLLTVMAAFWLISTALMGWALAAFSGTGTSLGEGIEQRLGANGTALFATATTLTSTGAVNAAHDSLPPLAGGLGMVNMMLGEIAPGGVGSGLYGLMVLSVVAVFIGGLMVGRTPEMLGKKVGAAQMKLVAVYILVTPTLVLLGTAITVSIPALSAAAPAEGPHGFSEVLYAFTSAANNNGSAFGGITSSGPGLATMLALAMFFGRFLPIALVLALAGSFAKQRKIPNTAGTLATHGPLFAVLLGGVCLVLTALTYFPALALGPAAEGLLK; translated from the coding sequence ATGGAGCTCAATGCCTTCGCGCTGGCCACCCAGGTGGCCGTTCTGATCGTTGCCCTCGGAGCGCTGCACCAACCCTTAGGCGCCTATCTTGCCAAAACCTTCACCAGCCATAAACATCTGGCGGTAGAGCGAGGCCTGTATAAACTCTCCGGCGTGGACCCCGCCGCAGACCAGCACTGGAAGGTGTATCTGCGCTCATTGTTGGCCTTCAGCATCGTCTCGATCGTGGTGCTGTTCATCTTCCAACTGCTGCAAGGGCTGCTCCCGTTCAACCAGGGCCTGGGCGCTGTGGACCCGTGGGTCGCCATGAACACGGCGGTGTCCTTTGTGACCAACACCAACTGGCAGACGTACGCCCCTGAATCCACACTGGGCTTCGGCGTGCAGATGCTGGGCTTGGCCGTGCAGAACTTCCTCAGTGCCGCCGTCGGCCTGGCAGTGGTCGTAGCCCTGATCAGAGGCCTGGTGCGCGCCGAAACGGCCACCTTGGGCAACTTTTGGGTGGACCTGAGCCGCGGCGCCATCCGTGTCCTGTTGCCGATCAGCGTGGTGGGGGCCGTGGTCTTGATGATCACCGGGGTCGTGCAGAACTGGGGCGGCACGGACATCCACACTCTGGTGACCGGCGCACAGCAAACGGTTCCCGGCGGTCCTGTGGCCTCTCAGGAAGTCATTAAGTTGCTCGGCACCAACGGCGGCGGCTACTTCAACGCCAACTCCGCACACCCCTTTGAAAACCCCAACGCCCTGAGCAACCTCTTCGAAGTCTTCTTGATCCTGCTCATCCCGTTCTCCCTGCCCGCCATGTACGGGCGCCTGGTGGGTGACAAGCGTCAGGGGTACACGCTGCTCACCGTCATGGCAGCGTTCTGGCTCATCTCCACCGCCCTGATGGGTTGGGCACTGGCCGCTTTCAGCGGGACGGGGACCAGCCTGGGCGAAGGGATCGAACAGCGCCTCGGCGCCAACGGCACGGCACTGTTCGCCACCGCCACCACCCTGACCTCCACCGGCGCCGTCAACGCCGCCCACGACTCCCTGCCACCCCTGGCGGGAGGCTTGGGCATGGTGAACATGATGCTGGGCGAAATCGCTCCCGGCGGTGTGGGCTCAGGGCTCTACGGGCTTATGGTCCTCTCCGTGGTGGCCGTCTTCATCGGCGGACTCATGGTGGGGCGCACCCCGGAAATGCTGGGGAAGAAGGTGGGTGCGGCACAAATGAAGCTGGTGGCCGTGTACATCCTCGTCACCCCGACACTGGTGCTGCTCGGCACGGCCATCACGGTCTCGATCCCGGCACTATCCGCGGCAGCTCCGGCCGAAGGTCCGCACGGGTTCAGTGAAGTGCTATACGCCTTCACCTCCGCCGCCAACAACAATGGCTCCGCGTTTGGTGGCATTACCAGCTCCGGACCTGGTCTGGCCACCATGCTGGCACTGGCCATGTTCTTTGGCCGGTTCCTGCCCATCGCCCTGGTGCTGGCGCTCGCCGGTTCCTTCGCGAAACAACGCAAGATCCCAAACACCGCCGGCACCCTCGCCACCCACGGGCCGCTGTTCGCCGTGCTACTGGGCGGCGTGTGCTTGGTCCTGACCGCACTTACCTACTTCCCCGCGCTCGCCTTGGGCCCGGCCGCTGAAGGACTGCTGAAATGA
- a CDS encoding amidohydrolase yields the protein MTPTLPTPKPAFVPGRVSKAANTAASGGPVKPSGKPSGKPSAKGKSAVAKPVANTASISAAIREAADAARKRVLAITNAHVVPIDGEPFDGTVLVEGGMILALGTSVQVPAGADVIDAKGQWLLPGFIDAHVHLGMHPEGEVGSTSDVNEMTDPVMAAVRAIDAVDPFDPGFDDALAGGITAVNVNPGSGNPIGGLAVALHTHGRYIEEMVLRSPSGLKSALGENPKNIYGEKKQTPSTRLGTALVIRKAFMAAQNWMALPEPRPRDPHLEALAMVLRREIPWRQHCHRADDIATAIRLADEFGYQLVIDHGTEAHVLGDVLAKRGTPVLIGPLFTTKSKPELRARSIANPGKLAAAGVEISIITDHPVVPINFLVHQATFAVKEGLDPKVALRAITINPAKVLGLADRIGSLAVGKDADLVLWSGDPLDVMQRALQVFIGGKAVYTYDVDSRVGAAASRV from the coding sequence ATGACTCCCACTCTGCCCACCCCCAAGCCAGCATTTGTTCCGGGCCGCGTGAGCAAGGCCGCCAACACGGCGGCATCCGGGGGCCCGGTCAAGCCCTCAGGGAAACCTTCGGGGAAACCTTCGGCGAAGGGCAAAAGTGCCGTGGCCAAGCCGGTGGCCAATACGGCGTCGATCAGCGCCGCCATCCGTGAGGCTGCCGACGCCGCCAGGAAGCGGGTGCTGGCCATCACCAACGCCCACGTGGTGCCGATCGACGGCGAACCGTTTGACGGCACCGTACTGGTGGAGGGCGGAATGATCCTGGCACTGGGCACCTCCGTCCAGGTGCCCGCCGGCGCCGACGTGATCGACGCAAAGGGCCAGTGGCTGCTGCCCGGTTTCATCGATGCGCACGTACATCTGGGCATGCACCCCGAAGGTGAGGTGGGCTCCACCAGCGACGTCAACGAGATGACCGACCCCGTCATGGCCGCGGTGCGTGCCATCGACGCCGTGGACCCCTTTGACCCCGGCTTTGACGACGCCCTGGCCGGCGGCATCACCGCGGTAAACGTCAACCCCGGCTCGGGAAACCCGATTGGCGGGCTGGCGGTGGCGCTGCACACGCATGGGCGCTACATCGAGGAAATGGTGCTACGCTCCCCCAGCGGCCTAAAATCAGCTCTGGGCGAGAATCCGAAGAATATTTACGGCGAAAAGAAGCAGACCCCCTCCACCCGGCTGGGCACGGCGCTGGTGATTCGCAAGGCATTCATGGCGGCCCAGAATTGGATGGCGCTGCCCGAGCCGCGGCCGCGCGACCCCCACCTGGAGGCGCTGGCCATGGTGTTGCGCAGGGAAATCCCGTGGCGCCAGCACTGCCACCGCGCAGACGACATTGCCACGGCCATCCGCCTGGCCGACGAGTTTGGCTATCAGCTGGTCATCGACCACGGCACCGAGGCGCATGTCCTGGGCGATGTCCTGGCCAAGCGCGGCACCCCGGTGTTGATCGGCCCGCTGTTCACCACTAAGTCCAAGCCGGAGCTGCGTGCCCGCTCCATCGCCAATCCGGGCAAACTGGCGGCGGCCGGTGTGGAGATTTCGATCATCACCGACCACCCGGTGGTGCCCATCAACTTCCTGGTCCACCAGGCCACCTTCGCCGTCAAAGAGGGCCTGGACCCGAAGGTGGCGTTGCGCGCCATCACGATCAACCCGGCCAAGGTGCTGGGACTTGCTGACCGCATCGGTTCACTTGCGGTGGGCAAGGACGCGGATCTGGTGCTGTGGAGCGGGGATCCTCTTGATGTCATGCAGCGGGCCCTGCAGGTGTTCATCGGCGGCAAGGCTGTTTACACCTACGACGTCGATTCCCGGGTGGGTGCCGCAGCCTCCCGGGTGTAG
- the kdpB gene encoding potassium-transporting ATPase subunit KdpB gives MNLTTLRAALPLAVSKLNPRLMIHSPVMFTVLIGSIVCTAVSIQQLLMGSSTAVFSLIVTLWLWLTVLFGNLAEAIAEGRGKAQADSLRSARTSVMARRRSAALVPAGQSGGAAERYTEEMVPGTDLVVGDIVIVTAGELIPGDGDVIEGLASVDESAITGESAPVIRESGGDRSSVTGGTRVLSDRIVVRITAASGKTFLDRMIALVEGATRQKTPNEIALNVLLASLTIVFVVCIMTLAPMAAFADALPSPVILVALVVCLIPTTIGALVPAIGIAGMDRLIQRNVLATSGRAVETAGDVTTLLLDKTGTITYGNRRAVAFVAADGVDKSVLIDSARLSSLADETPEGRSIVELALAGTGADGTPEAAFAAAAASLTGDVEVIEFSASTRMSGLNFPVGHRANPGPAVLEVRKGAASAVESYAKERGGHLPLELEEAVVKISGTGGTPLLVATYDGERAKILGVIHLADVVKPGMKERFAELRAMGIKTIMITGDNKITAAAIAAEAGVDDFVAEATPEDKLAVIKAEQDSGRLVAMTGDGTNDAPALAAADVGVAMNSGTSAAKEAANMVDLDSDPTKLIDIVGIGKQLLITRGSLTTFSVANDVAKYFAIVPALFAATFPGLGLLNIMGLSSPQSAILSAVIFNALIIVLLVPLALRGVKYRAVSAAQALFRNLLVYGLGGVIAPFIGIKLIDLLISLIPTIG, from the coding sequence ATGAATCTGACCACTCTCCGCGCGGCGCTGCCCTTGGCAGTGTCCAAACTAAACCCTCGCCTCATGATCCACTCGCCGGTCATGTTCACGGTGCTGATCGGCTCAATCGTCTGTACGGCGGTGAGCATCCAGCAGCTCCTTATGGGCTCCTCTACAGCCGTATTTTCCCTCATCGTCACACTGTGGTTGTGGCTGACGGTGTTGTTCGGCAACTTGGCCGAGGCGATCGCCGAGGGCCGCGGCAAGGCGCAGGCGGACAGCCTGCGTTCGGCCCGGACCTCGGTCATGGCACGACGCCGGAGTGCGGCTCTGGTGCCCGCCGGCCAGTCGGGCGGTGCAGCGGAGCGCTACACCGAGGAAATGGTCCCGGGCACCGACCTGGTGGTGGGCGACATTGTGATTGTCACGGCAGGGGAGTTGATCCCCGGCGACGGTGACGTCATTGAGGGCCTAGCCAGCGTTGACGAATCAGCCATCACAGGCGAATCAGCGCCGGTCATCCGGGAATCTGGCGGTGACCGGAGCTCGGTCACCGGAGGCACCCGCGTGCTCTCGGACCGGATCGTGGTGCGTATCACCGCGGCCAGCGGCAAGACCTTCCTGGACCGGATGATCGCCCTCGTGGAGGGCGCCACCCGCCAGAAAACACCCAACGAGATCGCCCTGAACGTGCTGTTGGCGTCCCTGACCATCGTCTTTGTGGTGTGCATCATGACACTGGCCCCCATGGCGGCTTTCGCCGACGCGCTGCCCAGCCCGGTGATCTTGGTTGCCCTGGTGGTCTGCCTGATTCCCACCACGATCGGCGCGCTGGTGCCGGCCATCGGCATCGCCGGTATGGACAGGCTCATCCAACGCAACGTTCTGGCCACATCCGGCCGGGCCGTGGAAACAGCAGGGGATGTCACCACCTTGCTGCTGGATAAGACCGGCACCATCACCTACGGCAACCGGCGTGCAGTCGCCTTCGTGGCGGCCGACGGCGTAGACAAGTCAGTGCTCATCGATTCTGCCCGTCTGTCCTCCCTGGCAGATGAAACCCCGGAGGGGCGCTCCATCGTGGAACTGGCCCTGGCCGGGACCGGGGCGGACGGCACACCGGAGGCAGCCTTCGCTGCCGCGGCAGCCAGCCTGACCGGCGACGTGGAGGTCATCGAGTTCAGCGCCTCAACACGAATGAGCGGGCTGAACTTTCCGGTAGGGCACCGGGCGAACCCGGGCCCGGCGGTGCTGGAGGTCCGCAAGGGGGCCGCGTCCGCCGTCGAAAGCTATGCCAAGGAGCGTGGCGGACACCTTCCTCTGGAATTGGAGGAGGCGGTTGTCAAGATCTCCGGAACCGGTGGAACGCCGTTGCTCGTGGCAACCTATGACGGGGAGCGGGCCAAGATTCTTGGCGTCATCCACCTGGCCGACGTGGTCAAGCCTGGCATGAAGGAACGGTTCGCTGAACTGCGCGCCATGGGCATTAAGACCATCATGATCACCGGTGATAACAAGATCACGGCCGCGGCCATTGCGGCCGAGGCCGGTGTGGATGACTTCGTTGCCGAGGCCACCCCGGAGGACAAGCTCGCCGTCATCAAGGCCGAGCAGGACTCCGGGCGACTGGTAGCCATGACCGGTGACGGCACCAACGACGCCCCGGCGCTGGCCGCCGCGGATGTGGGTGTGGCCATGAATTCAGGCACCAGTGCGGCCAAGGAAGCGGCCAACATGGTGGACCTGGACTCGGACCCCACTAAGCTGATCGACATTGTGGGGATCGGCAAGCAGTTGCTGATCACGCGCGGTTCCTTGACAACGTTCTCGGTGGCCAACGATGTTGCGAAGTACTTCGCCATTGTGCCTGCATTGTTTGCCGCCACGTTCCCCGGCCTAGGCCTGCTGAACATCATGGGCCTGTCCTCGCCGCAGAGCGCCATCCTCTCCGCCGTGATTTTCAATGCCCTCATCATTGTGTTGCTGGTGCCGCTGGCGCTGCGCGGGGTCAAGTACCGGGCCGTTTCGGCAGCCCAGGCACTGTTCCGGAACCTGCTGGTCTACGGGTTGGGCGGCGTGATCGCCCCGTTCATTGGCATCAAGCTTATCGACCTTCTCATCTCCCTCATCCCGACGATTGGTTAG
- a CDS encoding IS3 family transposase has product MIALKASHSLPLLLQAAGLPRSTFFHRQVALQTPDRHAELRAQIHEAFIQAKGRYGHRRIHAVLKRQGWQVARKTVLKLMREENLVCKVRTRSKYSSYKGKVGKIADNLLKREFDTDAPNTTWVTDVTEFKIAERKVYLSPVLDLFDRSIVSYSVSESPTVAFTTESLIEAIGTLAPGEAPMVHSDQGFQYQHSSWQKLLSDAKMAQSMSRKGNCLDNSVMENFFGHLKEEMFHRQKFTGIDGFRTELDDYIHWYNNDRISLTLQCLSPMEYRAQALAA; this is encoded by the coding sequence GTGATTGCCCTCAAGGCATCCCATTCCCTGCCCCTTTTGCTCCAAGCAGCGGGGTTGCCTCGTTCCACGTTCTTCCACCGCCAAGTGGCCCTGCAGACCCCTGACCGGCACGCTGAGCTTCGAGCCCAGATCCACGAGGCTTTCATCCAAGCTAAGGGCCGCTACGGCCACCGGCGCATCCACGCGGTCCTGAAGCGCCAAGGCTGGCAGGTCGCACGCAAGACCGTGCTGAAGCTGATGCGTGAGGAGAACCTGGTCTGTAAGGTCCGTACCCGAAGCAAATATTCCTCTTACAAGGGCAAGGTCGGCAAGATCGCCGACAACCTTTTGAAACGAGAATTCGATACCGATGCGCCAAACACCACATGGGTGACCGACGTGACCGAGTTCAAGATCGCCGAGCGCAAGGTCTACCTCTCACCGGTGCTAGATCTGTTCGACCGCTCGATCGTTTCCTACTCGGTTTCCGAGTCGCCGACCGTTGCCTTCACCACCGAATCACTCATCGAAGCGATCGGCACCCTGGCGCCGGGCGAGGCCCCGATGGTGCATTCAGACCAAGGATTTCAGTATCAACACTCCAGCTGGCAGAAGCTCCTCAGCGACGCCAAGATGGCCCAATCCATGTCGCGCAAGGGCAACTGTTTAGATAACTCGGTGATGGAAAACTTCTTCGGACACCTGAAGGAAGAGATGTTCCATCGCCAAAAATTCACCGGCATCGACGGGTTCCGCACGGAGCTGGACGACTATATCCACTGGTACAACAATGACCGCATCTCGTTAACGCTGCAGTGCCTGAGTCCGATGGAATATCGGGCTCAGGCACTGGCCGCGTAG
- the kdpC gene encoding potassium-transporting ATPase subunit KdpC: MNAYARQLLTALRFLLCATLLLGLAYPVLIFGIGQVVAPAQANGSIITVDGKAAGSSRLAQPVTGQNFFYPRPSAVEWDAAVSSASNLGPNQPALIEAIATNRAEVAAREKVSPDAVPIDAVTASGSGLDPDISPAYAALQVSRVAEATGLGEAKVKELVAANTSSGINAFLGQPSVNTTTLNAALFQVLGTP; this comes from the coding sequence ATGAACGCCTACGCACGCCAACTCCTGACCGCGCTTCGTTTCCTGCTGTGTGCCACCTTGCTGCTGGGCCTGGCCTACCCGGTGCTGATCTTTGGGATTGGCCAAGTGGTGGCCCCGGCCCAAGCCAACGGTTCCATCATCACGGTGGATGGGAAAGCCGCCGGTTCCTCGCGGCTAGCCCAGCCCGTCACCGGCCAGAACTTCTTTTACCCCCGGCCCTCCGCAGTGGAGTGGGATGCTGCGGTGTCCTCGGCCAGCAACTTGGGGCCCAACCAGCCGGCCCTGATCGAGGCCATCGCCACGAACCGGGCCGAGGTGGCAGCTCGCGAAAAAGTGTCCCCGGACGCGGTGCCCATCGACGCCGTGACAGCCAGCGGCTCCGGCCTGGACCCGGACATCTCCCCGGCCTACGCCGCCTTGCAAGTCTCCCGGGTCGCTGAGGCCACCGGACTCGGTGAGGCCAAAGTGAAGGAGCTGGTAGCGGCGAACACCAGCTCAGGGATCAACGCGTTCCTGGGACAGCCATCGGTGAACACCACCACGCTGAACGCGGCGCTTTTTCAGGTCCTGGGCACGCCCTAG
- a CDS encoding helix-turn-helix domain-containing protein yields the protein MRPHSSLTAEQRLAAVDLFEEGFGYRAVSSKLGVSASAICKLESRFKIWGRAALEIKPTRQVYSFEFKLAIVRQYLDGEGTRQDLARMHQLSSLDLLRAWIRAYRDFGEEGLRSKAKGRPKSVTRTPSVEVSELEKLRRENERLAAENAYLKKVRALRNQPRR from the coding sequence ATGCGTCCACATAGTTCATTGACAGCCGAGCAGCGGCTAGCTGCCGTCGATCTGTTTGAGGAAGGGTTTGGGTATCGCGCGGTATCCTCAAAGCTGGGAGTCAGCGCGTCGGCTATTTGCAAGTTGGAGAGTCGGTTCAAGATCTGGGGTAGAGCAGCATTGGAAATCAAACCAACTAGGCAGGTGTATTCCTTTGAGTTCAAGCTGGCGATTGTTCGCCAATATCTTGACGGTGAGGGGACGCGGCAGGACCTCGCCCGGATGCATCAACTCAGTTCTCTAGACCTCTTGCGAGCATGGATCCGCGCCTATCGGGACTTTGGTGAGGAGGGCCTGCGCTCCAAGGCCAAGGGCCGGCCCAAGTCTGTGACTAGGACCCCCTCGGTCGAAGTCAGTGAGTTGGAGAAGCTACGCCGCGAGAACGAGCGTCTGGCGGCTGAGAACGCCTACCTAAAAAAAGTACGGGCCTTGAGGAACCAACCACGGCGCTGA
- the kdpF gene encoding K(+)-transporting ATPase subunit F: MVWPQWCATFKAARHSCRTVRGYKAAQVRKASRTYDEALRTRKSALHGGNPGVRLIQRSTRTGKQAVVELVTWLILGLVGLALLVYLLAALIRPEKW; the protein is encoded by the coding sequence ATGGTTTGGCCGCAATGGTGCGCCACTTTCAAAGCTGCGCGCCATTCATGTCGAACGGTGCGTGGATACAAAGCTGCGCAGGTCAGGAAGGCGTCAAGAACCTATGACGAGGCGTTAAGAACCCGTAAAAGTGCCCTCCACGGCGGCAACCCGGGTGTGCGATTGATCCAGAGATCTACTCGCACAGGAAAGCAGGCAGTCGTGGAATTGGTTACATGGTTAATTTTGGGGTTGGTGGGGCTGGCACTTTTGGTGTATTTGCTCGCTGCTCTTATTCGTCCTGAGAAATGGTGA
- a CDS encoding DUF4118 domain-containing protein, which translates to MTRGILRVFLGAAPGVGKTYSMLEEAHAQVVAGVDVVAGIVLDHGRVQTRLQLEGLEQLPVRKISYRGADFEELDVPALLARRPALALVDEYAHSNIPGAGNAKRWQDVEELLAAGIDVYSTVNVQHLASLGDVVETITGVRQQETIPDEMVRRADQIELVDIPPELLRQRLSAGNVYARDKVDAALANYFRLGNLTALRELALLWLADRVEEGVAAYRQSQGIEASWPTRERIVVGLTGGLEGEVLLRRAARILSRVSGGELMAVHIPRSDGVAGEVPLALESQRQLVTDLGGTYHSVGGEDPARALLDFARSVGATQIVIGSSRRKPLLGVFASPGVGARVVRDAGDMDVHMVPHPLGGKSRPQLSRGDLNKKRVIAGFAMAVVLPVLVQYLTDGLSLQLTMIIQFAATITVALVGGLWPAVVAAVWSSLLLNFFAAPPVGTLTIHDPENLVALLVFLVVAVAVALAVDRSARRSREASKASAEAATLSELARGILASQDTVQVFLEQVREHFGMRSVVLFSGEGTDLSTWTTDAFVGEEPPESPAEADNVAEISERLVLGLSGKVLPASDRRLLGAFGAHLIALGQREALTLSQRENQQLSQDNTIRTSVLRAVSHDLRTPLAGIKLAVSSLRQTAVHFDPEDEAELLATIEHYADRMDALVGNLLDMSRLSADMVSPIMGPVTWPEVLPAALHGVPAGRVRIELPANMPPIEADPGLLERVIANVVENAVKYAPGSDITVVGSVGGSGSATVNGRPASELRIVDHGKGVPAANVVAMFRPFQRLDDVSYGAQGGTGVGLGLAVAKGFTEIMGGVLNAEETPGGGLTMIIRLPLSTGTKNTDAGYPGRTKRESP; encoded by the coding sequence ATGACGCGCGGCATATTGAGGGTTTTTCTGGGGGCGGCCCCCGGCGTGGGCAAAACCTACTCCATGTTGGAGGAAGCTCACGCCCAGGTGGTGGCCGGGGTTGACGTGGTGGCAGGCATTGTCCTGGACCACGGACGCGTGCAAACCCGGCTCCAGCTGGAGGGGCTGGAACAGCTCCCCGTCAGGAAAATCAGCTACCGCGGCGCAGACTTTGAAGAGCTGGACGTGCCAGCACTGCTGGCCCGCAGGCCGGCCCTGGCCCTCGTCGATGAGTACGCCCACTCCAACATTCCAGGCGCCGGCAACGCCAAACGCTGGCAGGATGTGGAGGAATTGCTCGCCGCAGGCATCGACGTGTATTCCACTGTCAACGTCCAGCACCTGGCCTCACTGGGCGACGTGGTGGAAACCATCACCGGCGTCCGACAGCAGGAAACCATCCCCGATGAAATGGTCCGCCGGGCAGACCAGATTGAGCTGGTGGACATCCCACCGGAGCTGCTGCGGCAACGCCTGAGCGCCGGCAACGTCTACGCTCGCGACAAGGTGGATGCGGCGCTAGCCAACTACTTCCGGCTGGGCAACCTGACAGCCCTGCGTGAACTGGCGCTGCTGTGGCTGGCCGACAGGGTGGAAGAGGGTGTTGCCGCATACCGGCAAAGCCAGGGGATCGAGGCCAGCTGGCCCACCCGCGAGCGGATTGTGGTGGGTCTGACCGGAGGGCTGGAGGGCGAGGTCCTGCTGCGGCGGGCCGCCAGGATTCTGAGCCGGGTCAGCGGCGGCGAACTCATGGCCGTCCATATTCCCCGCTCCGACGGGGTGGCAGGAGAGGTGCCGCTGGCGTTGGAAAGTCAGCGCCAGCTGGTCACAGATCTTGGCGGCACCTATCATTCTGTGGGTGGGGAAGACCCCGCCCGGGCGTTGCTGGACTTTGCCCGCAGCGTGGGCGCCACCCAAATCGTGATTGGTTCTTCACGCAGGAAACCGCTCCTGGGCGTCTTCGCAAGTCCCGGAGTCGGTGCTAGGGTGGTGCGCGACGCCGGCGACATGGACGTGCACATGGTGCCCCATCCCCTAGGCGGTAAAAGCCGTCCCCAACTCAGCCGCGGGGACTTGAACAAGAAACGAGTCATCGCCGGATTCGCCATGGCGGTGGTGCTGCCCGTGCTGGTGCAGTACCTCACGGACGGGCTCAGCCTGCAACTGACCATGATCATCCAGTTCGCCGCCACCATCACGGTGGCTCTGGTGGGCGGGTTGTGGCCGGCGGTTGTGGCCGCCGTCTGGAGCAGCCTGCTCCTGAACTTTTTCGCCGCCCCGCCGGTGGGCACGCTGACCATCCACGATCCGGAAAATTTGGTGGCGCTACTCGTTTTCTTGGTGGTGGCAGTGGCTGTGGCGCTCGCCGTCGACCGGTCAGCGCGGCGTTCCCGAGAGGCCAGCAAGGCAAGCGCCGAGGCGGCCACACTCAGTGAACTGGCCCGCGGCATCCTCGCCTCGCAGGACACGGTGCAAGTGTTCCTGGAACAGGTACGTGAACACTTTGGTATGCGCTCGGTGGTGCTCTTCAGCGGAGAGGGAACGGATCTGAGCACCTGGACCACCGACGCCTTTGTGGGCGAGGAACCGCCAGAAAGCCCCGCAGAGGCGGACAATGTAGCGGAAATTTCCGAACGCCTGGTGTTGGGGCTCAGTGGGAAGGTCCTGCCCGCCAGCGACCGCCGCCTGCTCGGTGCCTTTGGAGCGCACCTGATTGCCCTGGGACAGCGTGAGGCGCTGACGCTCAGCCAACGCGAGAACCAGCAACTGAGCCAGGACAACACGATCCGCACCTCCGTGCTGCGGGCCGTCTCCCATGATTTACGCACCCCGCTGGCAGGTATCAAGCTGGCCGTGAGCAGCCTGCGGCAGACGGCCGTGCACTTTGACCCGGAGGATGAGGCAGAGCTGCTGGCCACCATTGAGCACTATGCGGACCGGATGGACGCCCTCGTTGGTAACCTGTTGGACATGTCACGGCTGAGCGCAGACATGGTCTCCCCGATCATGGGCCCAGTCACCTGGCCCGAGGTACTGCCCGCAGCCCTTCACGGCGTCCCGGCGGGGCGGGTGCGCATTGAGTTGCCGGCCAACATGCCTCCCATCGAGGCAGATCCAGGGCTCCTGGAACGGGTGATCGCCAACGTGGTGGAGAATGCTGTGAAATATGCGCCGGGCTCCGATATCACTGTTGTGGGCTCCGTGGGTGGCAGCGGCAGTGCCACGGTGAACGGCCGCCCTGCCAGCGAGCTGCGCATAGTTGACCACGGTAAAGGCGTCCCCGCGGCCAATGTGGTGGCCATGTTTCGTCCTTTCCAAAGGCTCGACGACGTCTCCTATGGGGCACAGGGCGGCACCGGTGTGGGGCTGGGGCTGGCTGTAGCCAAGGGGTTTACCGAAATTATGGGAGGAGTTCTTAACGCCGAGGAAACTCCCGGCGGCGGGCTCACCATGATCATTCGGCTCCCCCTGTCCACCGGCACCAAAAATACTGACGCCGGCTATCCCGGCCGCACGAAGAGGGAATCACCGTGA
- a CDS encoding SDR family oxidoreductase translates to MQRKTALITGVSRTVGIGAGIARALAADGWDLVLNYWQAYDARMPWGLQPDGVGELTTELEAAGARVWAFPADLADPSAVERLMARIAEEAGPLTGVVLSHSESVDSGILDTSLESFDRHFAVNTRASWQLVAAFARQAPDDGGAIVALTSDHTAFNLPYGASKGALDRIVIAAARELGGQGISANVLNPGPVDTGWMDEVTGTELTALQPGGRLGTSEDVAPTVAFLLSPGGRWVSGQLIKADGGFSA, encoded by the coding sequence ATGCAACGCAAAACAGCCTTGATTACCGGTGTAAGCCGCACCGTGGGCATCGGCGCAGGCATTGCCCGTGCGCTCGCCGCCGACGGTTGGGACCTAGTCCTGAACTACTGGCAGGCCTACGACGCCCGCATGCCCTGGGGCCTCCAGCCCGACGGCGTCGGTGAGCTCACCACGGAACTTGAAGCCGCCGGTGCCCGGGTGTGGGCGTTCCCGGCGGACCTGGCCGACCCTTCCGCCGTCGAGCGTTTGATGGCGAGGATCGCCGAGGAGGCGGGGCCGCTGACCGGGGTGGTGCTCTCGCACAGCGAGTCGGTGGACTCCGGCATCCTAGACACGTCCCTGGAGAGCTTCGATCGGCACTTTGCGGTCAACACCAGGGCCAGCTGGCAGCTGGTTGCCGCGTTTGCCCGCCAGGCCCCGGACGACGGCGGCGCGATCGTTGCGCTGACCAGTGACCACACAGCGTTCAACCTGCCGTACGGCGCGTCGAAGGGGGCTCTGGACCGGATTGTGATTGCCGCGGCACGCGAGCTGGGCGGTCAGGGCATCAGCGCCAATGTCCTAAACCCCGGCCCCGTTGACACAGGATGGATGGATGAGGTCACCGGCACCGAGCTCACAGCCCTGCAACCCGGGGGTCGTCTAGGCACCTCCGAGGATGTGGCGCCAACAGTGGCGTTCCTGCTCTCACCGGGCGGACGTTGGGTGAGCGGGCAGCTGATCAAGGCCGACGGCGGCTTCTCGGCGTAG